A section of the Bradyrhizobium oligotrophicum S58 genome encodes:
- a CDS encoding YbaB/EbfC family nucleoid-associated protein produces MADFLGMMKQAAQLQTKMQEMQAELGNVEVEGISGGGLVAVRMTAKMDVKSIKIDPSLLKPEEAEILEDLLVTAHGDARRKAEAAMQEKMQAITGKLGLPPGFGFG; encoded by the coding sequence ATGGCTGACTTTCTCGGCATGATGAAACAGGCGGCGCAGCTGCAAACGAAGATGCAGGAGATGCAGGCGGAGCTCGGCAATGTCGAGGTCGAGGGCATCTCGGGCGGCGGCCTCGTCGCCGTGCGCATGACTGCCAAGATGGATGTGAAGTCCATCAAGATCGATCCCTCGCTTTTGAAGCCGGAGGAGGCCGAGATCCTGGAGGATCTGCTGGTCACCGCGCATGGCGATGCGCGCCGCAAGGCGGAAGCGGCGATGCAGGAGAAGATGCAGGCAATCACCGGCAAGCTCGGCCTGCCGCCGGGCTTCGGTTTCGGCTAG
- the truA gene encoding tRNA pseudouridine(38-40) synthase TruA, whose protein sequence is MPRYKLTIEYDGAPFCGWQLQATLPSVQGALEAAVQATCGVPTRVHGSGRTDAGVHATGQVAHCDIEKEFRPDKLRDALNAHLRPNPVAVLAAEIVPETFEARFSARKRHYRYRIVNRRPNLALEVGRVWRVPQRLDSDAMHAAAQRLIGKHDFTTFRDTECQAKSPEKTLDQLDVVRDGDGVTILTSARSYLHSQVRSMVGSLVWVGQGRWSADDLAAALAARNRAACGVVAPPEGLYLVKVDY, encoded by the coding sequence ATGCCCCGCTACAAGCTTACCATCGAATATGACGGCGCGCCGTTCTGCGGCTGGCAGCTGCAGGCGACTCTGCCGTCGGTGCAGGGGGCGCTGGAAGCGGCAGTGCAGGCGACCTGCGGCGTGCCGACTCGCGTGCACGGCTCGGGGCGCACCGATGCCGGCGTTCACGCCACCGGCCAGGTCGCGCATTGCGACATCGAGAAGGAATTCCGGCCCGACAAATTGCGCGACGCGCTCAACGCCCATCTGCGGCCGAATCCGGTCGCCGTGCTCGCCGCCGAGATCGTGCCCGAGACGTTCGAGGCGCGGTTCTCCGCCCGCAAACGCCACTATCGCTATCGCATCGTCAACCGCCGCCCCAATCTTGCGCTCGAGGTCGGCCGCGTCTGGCGCGTGCCACAACGGCTCGATTCCGACGCGATGCACGCGGCCGCCCAGCGGCTGATCGGGAAGCATGATTTCACGACCTTCCGCGACACGGAATGCCAGGCGAAGTCGCCGGAGAAGACGCTTGATCAGCTCGACGTCGTCAGGGACGGCGACGGGGTGACGATCCTCACTTCGGCGCGCTCCTACCTGCACAGCCAGGTGCGCTCGATGGTCGGGTCGCTGGTGTGGGTCGGGCAGGGCCGCTGGAGCGCCGATGATCTCGCCGCCGCGCTCGCCGCGCGCAACCGCGCCGCCTGCGGCGTCGTCGCGCCGCCGGAAGGGCTCTATCTGGTGAAGGTCGACTATTGA
- a CDS encoding GIY-YIG nuclease family protein, whose amino-acid sequence MSARSYYVYILASHIGGTLYIGVTNDLIRRVAEHRSKVSESFTKRYGVTKLVYFEAFEQIEQAIHREKRLKKWQRDWKISLIEKDNPNWNDLYPEIAGGDGQASGILDRPVEPGDDS is encoded by the coding sequence ATGAGTGCACGGAGCTACTACGTGTACATCCTCGCCAGCCATATTGGCGGCACGCTGTACATCGGAGTCACCAACGACCTGATCCGTCGGGTCGCCGAGCACCGATCGAAGGTCTCCGAGAGCTTCACCAAACGCTACGGTGTGACCAAGCTCGTTTACTTCGAGGCATTCGAACAGATCGAGCAAGCGATCCATCGCGAGAAGCGCTTGAAGAAATGGCAGCGGGATTGGAAGATTTCTTTGATCGAGAAAGACAACCCGAACTGGAACGATCTTTATCCGGAGATCGCCGGAGGCGATGGACAGGCCTCTGGAATACTGGATCGCCCGGTCGAGCCGGGCGATGACAGCTGA
- a CDS encoding AmpG family muropeptide MFS transporter encodes MTAPQAPPDITATAANPGTAKPAPTWRESMAVYLQPRVLVVLFLGFSSGLPLALSGSTLQIWMRELGVDLGTIGLFALVGTPYTLKFLWAPLVDALHVPLLTRAFGRRRGWLVFAQALLIGAILLLALTDPARAPFMVALAAVLVAAMSSTQDIVVDAFRVESLPESEQAAGMASYVAAYRIGMLVSTAGTLVVVSAFENSGLSRPSSWMWGYVVMAALVLIGTITALAATEPAQSKQAEAEMGADTALARVMHAAAGAFLEFLSRRDALGALAFVVLFKFTDAFSGTMTAPFVIDLGFSKVDYAAIVKGVGLAATLAGGFAGGFVARRYSLPTSLLIGGVVQALANLSFSWLAIVGVNQWALALAISAENFTSAIGTVIFVAYLSALCQNPLHTATQYALLTALAAVGRTYLSSGAGYVAKATGWPLFFVICVLVAIPSLVLLAWLQRRGHFDGLGPVKV; translated from the coding sequence ATGACCGCACCTCAGGCTCCTCCCGACATCACAGCGACCGCAGCGAATCCCGGCACCGCCAAGCCCGCCCCCACCTGGCGCGAGAGCATGGCGGTCTACCTGCAGCCGCGCGTCCTTGTCGTGCTGTTCCTCGGCTTCTCATCGGGGCTGCCGCTGGCGTTGTCCGGGTCGACCTTGCAGATCTGGATGCGCGAGCTCGGTGTCGATCTCGGCACCATCGGGCTGTTCGCGCTGGTCGGAACTCCGTACACGCTGAAATTCCTGTGGGCACCGCTGGTCGACGCGCTGCACGTACCGCTGCTGACGCGCGCGTTCGGACGGCGGCGCGGCTGGCTGGTGTTCGCGCAAGCGCTGCTGATCGGCGCCATTCTGCTGCTGGCGCTGACCGACCCGGCGCGAGCGCCGTTCATGGTGGCGCTGGCCGCCGTGCTGGTGGCCGCGATGTCGTCGACCCAGGACATCGTCGTCGATGCCTTCCGCGTTGAGAGCCTGCCGGAGAGCGAGCAGGCCGCCGGCATGGCGTCCTACGTCGCCGCCTACCGCATCGGCATGCTGGTCTCGACCGCGGGCACGCTGGTGGTGGTCAGCGCCTTCGAGAACTCAGGACTTTCCCGCCCGTCGTCCTGGATGTGGGGCTATGTCGTGATGGCAGCGCTGGTGCTGATCGGCACGATCACGGCGCTGGCCGCGACCGAGCCGGCGCAGTCGAAGCAGGCGGAGGCGGAGATGGGTGCGGACACCGCGCTCGCCCGCGTGATGCATGCGGCCGCCGGCGCCTTCCTCGAATTCCTCAGCCGGCGCGATGCGCTTGGGGCGCTCGCCTTCGTGGTGCTGTTCAAGTTCACCGACGCCTTCTCCGGCACGATGACCGCGCCATTCGTGATCGATCTCGGCTTCAGCAAGGTCGACTATGCGGCAATCGTGAAGGGCGTCGGCCTCGCCGCAACGCTGGCCGGCGGCTTTGCCGGCGGCTTCGTCGCGCGGCGCTATTCGCTGCCAACCAGCCTGTTGATCGGCGGCGTGGTACAGGCGCTCGCCAACCTGTCGTTCTCCTGGCTGGCAATTGTCGGCGTCAATCAATGGGCGCTGGCGCTGGCGATTTCGGCGGAGAACTTCACCAGCGCGATCGGCACCGTGATCTTCGTCGCCTATCTCTCGGCGCTGTGCCAGAACCCGCTGCACACCGCGACCCAATATGCGCTGCTCACCGCGCTGGCGGCGGTCGGGCGGACCTATTTGTCATCGGGCGCGGGCTACGTTGCGAAAGCCACCGGATGGCCGCTGTTCTTCGTGATCTGCGTTCTGGTGGCGATCCCGAGCCTCGTGCTGCTTGCCTGGCTGCAGAGACGCGGACATTTCGATGGATTGGGGCCAGTGAAGGTCTAG
- the def gene encoding peptide deformylase, which translates to MSLREIIILPDKQLRLVSKPVEKVTPEIRQLVDDMFQTMYDAPGIGLAAIQVAQPLRVITMDLAKPDAEGGETKREPRVFINPEIIARSDELSVYEEGCLSIPEYYEEVERPARVRVRFIDLDGKLREEDAEGLYATCIQHEIDHLNGVLFIDYLSKLKRDRVMKKFTKAAKRAE; encoded by the coding sequence ATGTCACTACGCGAAATCATCATCCTGCCGGACAAGCAGTTGCGGCTGGTGTCCAAGCCTGTCGAGAAGGTCACGCCGGAGATCCGGCAGCTGGTCGACGACATGTTCCAGACCATGTACGACGCGCCCGGCATCGGGCTCGCGGCGATCCAGGTCGCACAACCCTTGCGCGTCATCACCATGGATCTGGCCAAGCCGGACGCGGAGGGCGGCGAGACCAAGCGCGAGCCGCGCGTCTTCATCAATCCCGAGATCATCGCCAGGTCCGACGAGTTGTCGGTGTACGAGGAAGGCTGCCTGTCGATCCCCGAATATTACGAGGAGGTCGAACGGCCGGCGCGGGTGCGCGTGCGATTCATCGATCTCGACGGCAAGCTGCGGGAAGAGGATGCCGAGGGGCTCTACGCCACCTGCATCCAGCACGAGATCGATCATCTCAACGGCGTGCTGTTCATCGACTATCTGTCGAAGCTGAAGCGCGACCGCGTGATGAAGAAGTTTACCAAGGCCGCCAAGCGCGCGGAGTAG
- the fmt gene encoding methionyl-tRNA formyltransferase, with protein MPLRLIFMGTPDFAVPTLLELAGHGHEIAAVYTRAPKPGGRRGLALQPTPIETEARRLGIPVFTPKTLRTAEALAEFRAHGADAAVVVAYGMILPQAILDAPGLGCYNLHASLLPRWRGAAPINRAIMAGDAESGVMVMKMDVGLDTGDVAMAERLGITDAMTASDLHDKLARIGADLMVRAMAALERGGLTLTKQAEDGVTYAAKIEKAEARIDWARPAHAVLRHIHGLSPFPGAWSEVALDGEAVRLKILRCQQVTGAGEPGTVLDEQLTIACGDGAIRIVELQRAGKAPMKAGDFLRGTRVAPGLRFG; from the coding sequence ATGCCGCTTCGCCTGATTTTCATGGGCACGCCCGATTTCGCCGTGCCGACGCTGCTCGAGCTTGCCGGCCATGGTCATGAGATCGCGGCCGTCTACACGCGGGCGCCGAAGCCAGGCGGCCGCCGTGGCCTTGCCCTGCAGCCGACGCCGATCGAGACCGAGGCGCGCCGGCTCGGCATTCCCGTATTCACGCCGAAGACGCTGCGGACGGCGGAGGCGCTGGCCGAGTTTCGCGCGCATGGAGCTGATGCCGCCGTCGTGGTCGCCTATGGCATGATCTTGCCGCAGGCCATTCTCGATGCGCCCGGGCTCGGCTGCTACAACCTCCACGCTTCGCTGCTGCCGCGCTGGCGCGGCGCCGCGCCGATCAACCGTGCCATCATGGCAGGCGATGCCGAGTCCGGCGTCATGGTGATGAAGATGGATGTCGGCCTCGACACCGGCGACGTCGCGATGGCCGAGCGCCTGGGCATTACCGATGCGATGACCGCGTCCGACCTGCACGACAAACTGGCGCGGATTGGCGCCGACCTGATGGTGCGGGCAATGGCGGCGCTGGAGCGCGGCGGGCTGACGCTGACGAAGCAGGCCGAGGACGGCGTGACCTATGCGGCCAAGATCGAGAAGGCGGAGGCGCGGATCGACTGGGCCAGGCCGGCCCACGCTGTGCTGCGGCACATCCATGGCCTGTCGCCGTTTCCCGGCGCCTGGAGTGAGGTCGCGCTGGACGGTGAGGCGGTGCGGCTGAAGATCCTGCGCTGCCAGCAGGTGACCGGCGCCGGTGAGCCCGGTACCGTGTTGGACGAACAGCTCACCATTGCCTGCGGCGACGGCGCCATTCGCATCGTCGAGCTGCAGCGCGCCGGCAAGGCGCCAATGAAGGCCGGCGATTTTCTGCGCGGGACCCGCGTTGCGCCGGGCCTGCGCTTCGGCTGA
- a CDS encoding DNA recombination protein RmuC, with amino-acid sequence MTASQSLNPVVVMIGDLPIRASDALIGFGVLVLLLLVMIALAVTRSGRRGVELAAQQAMRADELEQRFGDMMRIQSEASGRVDAMAQLLAGRQVDLARSVNERLDAVTHRVGQSMEQSTRHTMDSLRVLHERLGIIDNAHRDLSELTTQVTTLRDVLANKQSRGAFGQARMEAIVQDGLPKGSYAFQYTLASGKRPDCVVFLPDARPLCIDAKFPLEAVTALHDAASEEEKRVAAQRLRTDVLRHVNDIAEKYLVVGETQDTALMFVPSESVYAEIHDGFDDVIQKAYRARVVLVSPSLLMLAIQVMQQIMKDARIRDAADQIRNEVIHLGDDLGRLRERVLKLQKHFGDVGEDIRQILISADKIEKRASRIEELDFSKQDAAVESPRIAPSTGATPDLFPLAGRMQAGE; translated from the coding sequence ATGACCGCCAGCCAATCCCTCAATCCTGTCGTCGTCATGATCGGCGATCTGCCCATCAGGGCCAGCGATGCGCTGATCGGATTTGGCGTTCTGGTGCTGCTGTTGCTCGTGATGATCGCCCTTGCGGTGACCCGCTCCGGCCGGCGCGGCGTGGAGCTTGCCGCCCAGCAGGCGATGCGCGCCGACGAGCTCGAACAGCGATTCGGCGACATGATGCGGATCCAGAGCGAGGCTTCGGGGCGGGTCGACGCGATGGCGCAACTCCTCGCCGGCCGCCAGGTAGATCTTGCCCGCAGCGTCAACGAACGGCTCGACGCCGTCACCCACCGCGTCGGCCAGTCGATGGAGCAGAGCACGCGCCACACCATGGACTCCTTGCGCGTGCTGCACGAGCGGCTCGGCATCATCGACAATGCCCATCGCGACCTCAGCGAACTGACGACGCAGGTGACCACGTTGCGCGACGTGCTCGCCAACAAGCAGTCGCGCGGCGCCTTCGGCCAGGCGCGCATGGAGGCGATCGTGCAGGACGGGCTGCCGAAAGGCAGCTACGCGTTCCAGTACACCCTCGCCAGCGGCAAGCGGCCGGACTGCGTGGTGTTCCTGCCCGACGCCCGGCCGCTTTGCATCGATGCCAAGTTTCCGCTGGAGGCGGTGACCGCGCTGCATGACGCCGCAAGCGAGGAGGAAAAGCGTGTCGCTGCGCAGCGGCTGCGCACCGACGTGCTGCGCCACGTCAACGACATCGCCGAAAAATATCTGGTCGTCGGCGAGACGCAGGACACCGCGCTGATGTTCGTGCCCTCGGAATCGGTCTACGCCGAGATTCATGACGGCTTCGACGACGTCATCCAGAAGGCCTACCGCGCCCGTGTCGTGCTGGTGTCGCCATCGCTCTTGATGCTGGCGATCCAGGTCATGCAGCAGATCATGAAGGACGCCCGCATCCGCGACGCCGCCGATCAGATCCGCAACGAGGTGATCCATCTCGGCGACGATCTCGGCCGCCTGCGCGAGCGCGTGCTCAAGCTGCAGAAACATTTCGGCGATGTCGGCGAAGACATCCGCCAGATCCTCATTTCCGCCGACAAGATCGAAAAGCGCGCGAGCCGCATCGAGGAGCTGGATTTCAGCAAGCAGGACGCGGCCGTGGAGTCGCCGCGGATTGCGCCGAGCACAGGCGCGACGCCGGACTTGTTTCCGCTGGCGGGGCGGATGCAGGCGGGGGAGTGA
- the recR gene encoding recombination mediator RecR: MAVAGPEIERLIQLLARLPGLGPRSARRAALHLIKKREALMVPLASAMQVAIERIQVCKTCGNIDTQSPCTVCTDPRRDPAMIVVVADVADLWALERAKASNGRYHVLGGTLSPLDGVGPQDLTIDALVQRAHAPEVSEIILALNATVDGQTTAHYITDLLQEANVKVTRLAHGVPVGGELDYLDEGTLSAAMRQRTLF, translated from the coding sequence ATGGCCGTCGCCGGTCCCGAAATCGAGCGTCTGATCCAGCTGCTCGCGCGCCTGCCCGGCCTGGGGCCGCGTTCGGCGCGGCGCGCTGCGCTGCATCTGATCAAGAAGCGCGAGGCGCTGATGGTGCCGCTCGCCTCGGCGATGCAGGTCGCGATCGAGCGCATCCAGGTCTGCAAGACCTGCGGCAACATCGACACCCAGAGTCCCTGCACGGTCTGCACGGATCCGCGGCGCGATCCGGCGATGATCGTCGTCGTCGCCGATGTCGCCGACCTCTGGGCGCTGGAGCGCGCCAAGGCCAGCAATGGTCGTTATCACGTGCTCGGTGGTACGCTGTCGCCGCTCGACGGCGTCGGCCCGCAGGATCTCACCATCGATGCGCTGGTGCAGCGCGCGCACGCGCCCGAGGTGTCAGAGATCATCCTCGCTCTGAATGCGACGGTCGACGGCCAGACCACCGCGCACTACATCACCGACCTCCTGCAGGAGGCGAACGTCAAGGTCACGCGGCTGGCGCATGGCGTGCCGGTCGGCGGCGAGCTCGACTATCTCGACGAAGGCACGCTGTCGGCCGCGATGCGACAGCGGACTTTGTTCTAA